The window TATGGCTGAGAGTGCTGACTGAGCAGGAgatgccagtgtgtgtttgtgtgtgtgtgtgtgtgtgtgtgtgtgtgtgtgtgtgtgtgtggggggggtcagTAAAATTACAGCCTTTtgaagataataaaaaaaaaagaagtgtcaCTAAAATGGTTTTTAGTGTTGTGGATCCTCACTAACAAGTTATCTGAGGGTTGTCCAAACTTCACTTGAACGTACCTTATCTCCCACTAGGGTGGACAAATAAGAAGGATGAGTGACTTTGCCTCACCTCTTCTCAGCCAACTCTAATCCATAAATCCTTATCAGGGTCACTGAGACTCTATGACACAGTTAGTTATACTCAATGCTTGTAGGTGTCTagcaacattttgattttattttacttagCATCCGATAATTGATACAATAAATCTGCTGCTGCCGTGAGTGGCCAGCCTCCagaacttgaaaaaaaacacgagGATCAAAGGGAAATGGACTCCACATTACATTAACAAGTGGAACGGGTGAGTTTAGATAAACATGGAACTGAATGGATTATGCTTCATCTCTACACTTTGGAGGCTATTTTTGTAGCATCACCTGTTCATGCAACCAGATACAATACAGTTTTTCTCAACTATTTGTCAAACTTAACTTTCACTTAATTTTTATCCATGTCTGGTTCCTTTGAGACCGCTTGTCTTAAATTTTTACAGAACTGGAAATGTCGCACAAATTCTTTTGCTTTAGTTAAGATGTCCGGCCAAGGAGAACATTACAGTAGGTGTGATGACCTGATGTGATTGGCAGGACAGATATGAAGTGACAAACATACTGCTTAAATTTTGCtatctttattttctgtgttgtgtatCCTCACTAAATGAGTGCAGATGTCAATTAATGATTTGCAGCACTGTTTTGAACAAGGTCGTTTTTCCCGTTTGCTCTCTTCAGCAAGGAGATTTTCGTTACAGTAGGACTGAATGAGGAGTTTGACAACACACTTTTTAGAGAACACATTTGCTGTTATGGAACTGGAAACACACTGTTGGTGCTTTTGTTACCCAATCTTAAATGTTTCCCTCTGATAATTTATCAAGGCAATGGAGAAAACTGCAAGACAGGGCTGCaacttttgattgtttttattatcgAGTCCTctgaagattttttaaaaaaatttttctgtcgataaaatttcagaaaatagtgaaaactgtCCATTACAAGTTCCCAGAGAGACCAATGATGTCTTGAGATGTCTTGTTTGGTCCGACCGACAGtccaaaaactcaaaagataatcagtttactgtcacagaagacaaagaaatcCAGAGAATATTGACATTGTAGATGCTGGTAGTGgttaatttttgctttaaaaaaaaaacaattgttgaCAATTAGTTGTCGATCAACTTATCAAATAATAGACTctagtttcagctctacatgTACATAATTGGGCAGTCTCCCACACCTGCGTTGGACCAGCTCTGTATGTAAGATTATATGACCTCACGTCCAAAGCTCTCATCCTTACTTATGACTTATCTTTGCAGGCTAAACTGCCGATCTGCTGCCATGACCACTTCGACCACCCTTCCCCACATCACTGTACCACCTCACACTGCACAACAAATTGCCACAGACAACGAGGAAGACAGCGAGGATGACCTGTGAGCAGAAGCTTCACAGAGGGCTTTCAGTACTTTAATGATTAATAGCAAAGTGAGATTTGTCAGTTAATTAACTTTATGTGGgaacatgctgtgttttttctagACGTGCACCTCAATCAAATCCTCATCATCTGCTCAATATGaataacagtaacaataatGAAGAGTAAGTACAATTCACGAAGTGAAGCCCttgtaaaacacagtttctCTTTGATGATTCTTATAAGTCACTTCAGTAAGGCATattaaatgtgttaattaatcCCTTtccagggagaaaaagaaaaaaaggaaaaaagagaagaaggagaagaaagagtaATTATGTCATATTACAAACATTTTAGTTAATGTTGgtaaaaaaagaatgtttgaTGCACAGTTTTTCTCCAATGCATTTATTCACCTCacagaaagaaggagaagagggagaacgaaaagaaaaaggaagaagagcaggcaaaggaaaatgaaaaagaaaaagaaaaagaaaaagaaaaagaaaaagagaaggaaaaggaaaaggaaaaggaaaaggaaaaggacaaagATAAGTAAGTACATAATTTAGAGCGACTTCCTTAAGAGCACTTTTCCAATACTGTATGCTCACAGGTATTACATTTACACTGTCTTTCACTCTTCTCTTAGGCCCAAAGAATTGTTTGTCATTAATCCTGCTGGGAATTTGTATTACAACTGGCTGTTCATCATCACACTACCAGTCATGTACAACTGGACCATGATCATAGccaggtgacatctttaaaccagtggttctTTTTCAACACTGCAGTGTCCCTGCCGGCCAAATGTTCATATGATTCCATTCGGCTTCATGAAGTACTCTTCATATCCTAGTCCATACGAAGCCGTTACAAATCATTGCAATTCTAGCAGTCGGCTGTCTGTGAAGGAAAATAGCTTTGTTGTTTCAAAATCTGTTGGCAAGTTATTTGATTGGATTTGAACGCTACTGTTTGCGTTAGTTGAGACTATTGAGATTGGCAACGGATCGGCTGCAGCAGTAGCACAACAGAACATAGTGGACGAGCTGCTCAACATGATTCATTTTCTCATGTGAACAGGGCTTGCTTTGAGGAGCTGCAGCATGACTACATCATTTACTGGATTATCTTGGACTACACCTCAGACATAATCTATTTGGCTGATATACTCGTCAGGACCAGAACAGGTAAAAAAGTGACATAGGCCAAGCCTTTAAAACTACAGAAAGACTTTTCAAATCcgttaaaggataggttcacatttttacaaGTTACTCAAGTTTTCAAGTACAGTGATGAAGTTACTGGCTGCTGGACATGTTCCTCCTGTTAATACTATGCAGGAAAAGATTCTGTCCTAACATGatttcagtgtaagtgatgggggacaaattCCACAGTTCtcgttctgtgcaaaaatgcatcCAAATTTTCAGctaaagctaatatgaggcCTAGAGGTTACAGGCATTttacaaaattccctctttgtatTACTATCCTTCCACCGCAGCTCAGCACGGAAACACCATCcggggaaacacaaagaggtaATATGGTACTAAAAAGACTGTTAATTTGGAAGATACCCAGTAGACATTCCAAACTCAGACTACTGAAGTTTTTATTGAACGCAGTTTTTGCACATAAATGATTGTGAATTTTCTTCCACATTGATAACACTGAAATGTAGCTTTTCACAGCAAGTATGGACAAGACCAGCAGccaaaaactgttttaatgtaCATATTAGCATACAGTATGAGCATGGTattaaaacagactttaaaaatgtgaaaccaTTTTGAACACATTATTTTACAGTGCTGATAGAAAGTATTCACCCATCttggatttattgttttaattgttttacaaATTTGAATGACAATGGATGTaactaggattttttttttttttttttattttctaatcaacagaaaataaagactaaTTACAATGCTAGACCAATCTTTACAAGCTGATCCAAATTgtgaacaaatataaaacactaaATTGCATGAGTGCTGACATCCATTTACTATGAGATGCCTACATCATCACTGATTCAGCCAGCTGTTGGGTAAAGTTACctaataatttgaatttgaacgTTGACTGTCTTTGTGCAATAATAGGGAATACTTTTGATGGGCAATCAATTCCAACATTTCTCTGAaacttttaatttcacaaaaCCTTATATATATTTTGCATAAATTTGTATCTCTTTGAATGCAGGTTACCTGGAGCAAGGTCTGATGGTGAAAGATAAGAAGCTGCTATGGGATTGCTACATCAGCAGCTTCCAGTTTCGTCTCGATGTTCTCTCCATGCTACCCACTGACTTCCTCTATTTCGTCTTTGGCCTTGACTACCCAGAGATCCGCATCAACAAGTTGCTGAGAATTGGCCGCATGATGGAGTTCTTCACGAGgacagagaccaaaaccaactaCCCCAACATCTTCCGTATCGGCAACTTGATCATGTACATCCTCATTATCATCCACTGGAACGCCTGCTTCTACTTCTCCTTCTCCAAGTCTATTGGTTTTGGGGCTGATGACTGGGTTTACCCGGCTCTGGATGATCCTGAGGAACCTGAGTTTGGGCAGCCCATGAGGAAGTATGCGTTCAGCCTCTACTGGTCCACACTGACCTTGACCACCATTGGAgaaacaccaccaccagccctGGACTCAGAATTTCTCTTCCATGTGGTTGACTTCTTAGTTGGAGTCTTGATCTTCGCCACAATTGTAGGAAACATCGCCACCATGATCTCCAACATGAATGCTGCCCAAGCCCAGTTTCAGGCCCGAATTGACAACATCAAGCAGTACATGCAGGTAGACGGCCCTCTTCTGTCCattaaaaaatgtggaaaagaaTTAGTGCAATCATCTgttgattgtgttttttaatgttcctcctttcttttcattaatAGGTTCGAAAAGTCAGCAAGGAACTTGAGTTGCGAGTCATCACATGGTTTGACTTTCTATGGAATAACGGCAAGGCACAGGATGAAAGAGAGGTGCTGAGGTACCTTCCAGACAAGCTAAAGGCTGAAATCGCCATCCAGGTCCACATGGACACTCTAAAAAAAGTTCGCATTTTTGCAGACTGTGAGGCAGGCCTACTGATCGAACTGGTGCTAAAGCTGCAGCCTCAAGTCTTCAGCCCCGGAGACTACATCTGCAAGAAGGGCGACATCGGCCGTGAGATGTATATTATCAAAGATGGAAAACTTGCAGTTG is drawn from Xiphias gladius isolate SHS-SW01 ecotype Sanya breed wild chromosome 15, ASM1685928v1, whole genome shotgun sequence and contains these coding sequences:
- the cnga1a gene encoding cyclic nucleotide gated channel subunit alpha 1a, with the protein product MTTSTTLPHITVPPHTAQQIATDNEEDSEDDLRAPQSNPHHLLNMNNSNNNEEKKEKRENEKKKEEEQAKENEKEKEKEKEKEKEKEKEKEKEKEKDKDKPKELFVINPAGNLYYNWLFIITLPVMYNWTMIIARACFEELQHDYIIYWIILDYTSDIIYLADILVRTRTGYLEQGLMVKDKKLLWDCYISSFQFRLDVLSMLPTDFLYFVFGLDYPEIRINKLLRIGRMMEFFTRTETKTNYPNIFRIGNLIMYILIIIHWNACFYFSFSKSIGFGADDWVYPALDDPEEPEFGQPMRKYAFSLYWSTLTLTTIGETPPPALDSEFLFHVVDFLVGVLIFATIVGNIATMISNMNAAQAQFQARIDNIKQYMQVRKVSKELELRVITWFDFLWNNGKAQDEREVLRYLPDKLKAEIAIQVHMDTLKKVRIFADCEAGLLIELVLKLQPQVFSPGDYICKKGDIGREMYIIKDGKLAVVADDGVTQFVVLGSGSYFGEISILNIKGSKAGNRRTANIRSIGYSDLFCLSKDDLMESLTEYPDAKSMLEEKGRQILMKDGLIELDPANIMPEVQELEEKVNKLYNTMELMQTKLKKILGNYKKADKALRHRIADLEHLTGEEVEDEDEEEGEVKKEEKEVDGEEKEEEEKESKKEEEKTEEAKDEEGKGEEAKEEEKKD